The following nucleotide sequence is from Streptomyces sp. HUAS CB01.
CGCAGGTAGGACGCGTACGGGACGAGCACAGAAGTGGCGGCCGTCATGTCACAGATCCTTCCACGCGCGTACTCCGGGAGAGGGTGATCCTGAGCACTGGGACCGACCTACCCCTCCGTAGGACTTACTCTCTTGCCCATCAGGTCCCTCCCCACCCGCAGGAGGGCCCTCAATCGCCGCTTCGTACTTGGGAGTCACCACCGTGACCGATGTGACCGACGGCGTCCTGCACACCCTGTTCCACTCGGACCAGGGCGGACATGAGCAAGTCGTGCTCTGCCAGGACCGCGCCAGTGGTTTGAAGGCCGTCATCGCCATCCACTCGACCGCCCTGGGCCCTGCCCTCGGCGGCACCCGCTTCTACCCGTACGCCTCCGAGGAAGCCGCCGTCGCCGACGCGCTGAACCTCTCCCGGGGAATGTCGTACAAGAACGCCATGGCCGGCCTCGACCACGGCGGGGGCAAGGCCGTGATCATCGGGGACCCCGAGCGCGTCAAGTCCGAGGAGCTGCTGCTGGCCTACGGCCGGTTCGTGGCGTCCCTCGGCGGCCGTTACGTCACGGCCTGCGACGTCGGCACGTACGTGGCCGACATGGACGTCGTCGCCCGCGAGTGCCGCTGGACGACAGGCCGCTCCCCCGAGAACGGCGGCGCCGGCGACTCCTCCGTCCTGACCGCCTACGGCGTCTTCCAGGGCATGCGCGCCTCCGCCCAGCACGAGTGGGGCGACCCCACGCTGCGCGGCCGCACGGTCGGCGTCGCGGGTGTCGGCAAGGTCGGCCACTACCTGGTCGAGCACCTGCTGGAGGACGGGGCCGAGGTCGTCGTCACCGACGTGCGCGAGGAGTCGGTGCGGCGGGTCACGGACAAGTTCCCGCAGGTGCGGGTGGCCCGCGACACGGACGAGCTGATCCGCGTGGAGGGCCTGGACATCTACGCCCCCTGTGCCCTCGGCGGCGCGCTGAACGACGAGACCGTGCCCGTGCTGACCGCCCGCATCGTGTGCGGCGCGGCCAACAACCAGCTCGCGCACCCCGGCGTCGAGAAGGACCTCGCCGACCGCCGCATCCTCTACGCGCCCGACTACGTCGTGAACGCGGGCGGGGTGATCCAGGTCGCCGACGAGCTGCACGGCTTCGACTTCGACCGGTGCAAGGCGAAGGCGTCGAAGATCTTCGACACCACGCTGGCAATATTCGCACGTGCGAAGGATGACGGTATTCCGCCGGCCGCGGCCGCGGACCGTATCGCCGAGCAGCGGATGGCGGAGGCCCGTCGCCGGTAGCACCCCGCGGGTGTTCCTCGCCGACCGGGGGAGACAAGACTCACGCCGGTCGGCGAGCCGCCCGCCGAGAAGAGGTAAAATCGCGGTTGACCAGCGAGGACGGGGCGCCTCGCGGGTCCTGCGAGGTGGCACGTGATGCGGGCGGCGTACCGTATGGCCGCGGAAGCAGGTACCGTTGAAGCCCTACGGACCGGTCTCTCCACGGAGAGCCCGCTCCGAACCATGAACGCGTGTCAAGACTCTGGGGCCGTCGAGCCCCGTCACCGAGGGGGTCGAGCCATGGGGCGCGGCCGGGCCAAGGCCAAGCAGACGAAGGTCGCCCGCCAGCTGAAGTACAACAGCGGTGGGACGGATCTCTCACGTCTGGCCAGCGAGCTGGGCGCATCGACTTCGAGTCAGCCGCCGAACGCGGAGCCGTTCGAGGACGAGGACGAGGACGACGACCCGTACGCCCGCTACGCGGAGATGTACAACGACGACGAGGACGAGGACGACGAGTCCGGTCCGTCGTCGCAGCGTCGCGGCGCTTGACGCCCGCACCTGCATTCTTCAGACCCGGTCCGGGGCCCCGCCCCGGACCGGGTTCTGTGCTGTTCAGCTCGCGTAGTCGCCGACCATCTCCGCGCCGGTGGTGTGCTCACCGCGCTCGATGACCTCACCGGCGACCCAGGCGTCCACGCCGCGGTCGGCGAGCGTCGTCAGGGCGACGTCGACCGACTCCCGCGGAACGACGGCCATCATGCCCACGCCCATGTTGAGCGTCTTCTCCAGCTCCGCGCGTTCGACCTTGCCGGCGCTGCCGACGAGGTCGAAGACCGCGCCCGGCGCCCACGTCGACCGGTCGACGACCGCGTGCAGCCCGTCCGGGACCACACGGGCCAGGTTGGCCGCGAGTCCTCCCCCGGTGATGTGGCTGAACGCGTGCACCTCGGTGGTGCGGGTCAGCGCCAGGCAGTCCAGCGAGTAGATCTTGGTGGGCTCGAGCAGTTCCTCGCCGAGGGTGCGGCCGAACTCCGGGATCTCCCGGTCGAGTGTCCAGCCCGCCCGGTCGAAGACCACGTGCCGCACGAGCGAGTACCCGTTCGAGTGAAGGCCCGAGGACGCCATCGCGATCACCGCGTCCCCCGTACGGATGCGATCGGCACCCAGTAGCCGGTCGGCCTCCACGACGCCCGTACCGGCACCGGCGACGTCGAAGTCGTCCGGACCCAGCAGACCGGGGTGTTCGGCCGTCTCGCCGCCGACCAGGGCGCAGCCGGCGAGGACACAGCCCTCGGCGATGCCCTTGACGATGGCGGCCACGCGCTCGGGGTGGACCTTGCCGACACAGATGTAGTCGGTCATGAAGAGCGGCTCGGCGCCGCACACGACGATGTCGTCCATGACCATCGCGACGAGGTCGTGGCCGATCGTGTCGTACACGCCCATCTGGCGGGCGAGGTCGACCTTGGTGCCGACGCCGTCGGTGGCGGAGGCGAGCAGGGGGCGCTCGTAGCGCTTGAGGGCGGAGGCGTCGAAGAGGCCGGCGAAGCCGCCGATGCCGCCGAGGACCTCGGGGCGGCGGGTCTTCTTCACCCACTCCTTCATCAGCTCGACGGCGCGGTCGCCCGCCTCGATGTCGACGCCCGCGGCAGCGTAGGAAGCACCTGTCTCAGACATTGC
It contains:
- a CDS encoding Leu/Phe/Val dehydrogenase, whose amino-acid sequence is MTDVTDGVLHTLFHSDQGGHEQVVLCQDRASGLKAVIAIHSTALGPALGGTRFYPYASEEAAVADALNLSRGMSYKNAMAGLDHGGGKAVIIGDPERVKSEELLLAYGRFVASLGGRYVTACDVGTYVADMDVVARECRWTTGRSPENGGAGDSSVLTAYGVFQGMRASAQHEWGDPTLRGRTVGVAGVGKVGHYLVEHLLEDGAEVVVTDVREESVRRVTDKFPQVRVARDTDELIRVEGLDIYAPCALGGALNDETVPVLTARIVCGAANNQLAHPGVEKDLADRRILYAPDYVVNAGGVIQVADELHGFDFDRCKAKASKIFDTTLAIFARAKDDGIPPAAAADRIAEQRMAEARRR
- a CDS encoding DUF3073 domain-containing protein, giving the protein MGRGRAKAKQTKVARQLKYNSGGTDLSRLASELGASTSSQPPNAEPFEDEDEDDDPYARYAEMYNDDEDEDDESGPSSQRRGA
- the purM gene encoding phosphoribosylformylglycinamidine cyclo-ligase, which gives rise to MSETGASYAAAGVDIEAGDRAVELMKEWVKKTRRPEVLGGIGGFAGLFDASALKRYERPLLASATDGVGTKVDLARQMGVYDTIGHDLVAMVMDDIVVCGAEPLFMTDYICVGKVHPERVAAIVKGIAEGCVLAGCALVGGETAEHPGLLGPDDFDVAGAGTGVVEADRLLGADRIRTGDAVIAMASSGLHSNGYSLVRHVVFDRAGWTLDREIPEFGRTLGEELLEPTKIYSLDCLALTRTTEVHAFSHITGGGLAANLARVVPDGLHAVVDRSTWAPGAVFDLVGSAGKVERAELEKTLNMGVGMMAVVPRESVDVALTTLADRGVDAWVAGEVIERGEHTTGAEMVGDYAS